GTTTTGCAGAGCGGAGAATTTTTCAGCGCATTCCTGGTTGTGCTGGATCGCCAGGAAATGCTTTTGCGTTTTGCCAATGCTGGCCATCCCCGACCGCTATTGTATGATTTTAAGACCCGTCAAATCCAGGAGCTTGACACCAATGGCTTTTTGCTGGGCATACTGGATATGGGAATAAACTTCGAACAAAAAGAGATCAAAATTAATGACCACAGCAGATTGTTCCTTTACACCGATGGTTTAAATGAAGCGATGAATGATAAAGAGGAACAATACGGCGTGGATCGTTTAAAAGATTTAATGATTGAGAACGCAGAACAAAGCGCGGACGAGTTTGTCAAGCAAACGCGGGAAAGCCTGCACCGCTATACCGGTTCTGATGAATTCGAAGATGATGTTACCATTCTGGTGTTGGACAAAATTGGAGCAAACCACCATGCTTAAAACGCCCGATCAATCCTGGCAAAAAATTATCGATCGATGCTTTGAACATGGGCAGGGCCATGTTTTCAGATTCTGGGATGAGTTAAACGACGGTCAGCGAAAAAGTTTGATTGAACAATTGAGTCGTATTAACTGGTTACAAATGGAAGAACTAATTCAGCGCGCTTTAAATCCTGCTAAAAAAATTGAGCATACGCTTGAGCCGGCGCCGGTCATTTCTATAAAAGAAAGAGCAACCTATGACGCCCGGGCAATCCCCATCGGTGAAGAGGCCTTAAGAGCAGGAAAGGTGGGCGTTTGTCTGGTGGCGGGCGGTCAGGGATCGCGGCTGGGCTTTGAGGGCCCCAAAGGTTGTTTTCCCATAACGCCGGTGAAAAACAAAACCTTGTTTCAGCTTCATGCCGAAAAGATAAAAGCCATGTCCTTAAAATACGGCGTTGATCTGCCCTGGTACATTATGACCAGCCAAACCAATCACCAGCCGACCATCGATTTTTTCGAAAAACACGATTATTTTAACCTTGGTAAAGACAATGTTTTCTTTTTTAATCAGGAAATGATTCCGGCAGTGGATCATCGTGGTAAGTTTTTGCTGGTTGAAAAGCATAAAATTTTCGAAAGCCCCAACGGGCATGGCGGCGTATTAAAAGCGCTTTACGATAGCGGCGCGATAGAAGATATGAAGGCGCGGGACATTCAGTATCTCTTTTATTTTCAGGTGGACAACGTGCTGGTAAAAATGTGCGATCCGGCTTTTATAGGGCACCATATTTTGCAAAAAGCGCAAATGTCCAATAAGGTGGTGCGCAAAGTTCGTCCCGAAGAACGTGTGGGCGTCATTTGTAAAATTGACGGCAAAATCGGCGTGGTCGAATATAGCGATCTGGATGAAGAGCACATGTACGCCCGCGATAAAAATGGCGATCTGCTTTTCTGGGCGGGTTCCATTGCCATTCATGTGATCGATGTGCCGTTTATTGAAGAGGAAAATAAGAATGGCTTTAAACTGCCGTTCCACATTGCTCATAAATCGATTCCTTACCTTAATGAACAGGGGGAGCTGGTGATTCCCGAAGCGAAAAATGGCTACAAGTTCGAAACCTTTATATTTGACGCCCTGCTCGATGCCAGCCGCGTATGCACCATTGAAGTGGATCGTTCCCGGGAATTCAGCGCCGTAAAAAACAAAGAAGGCTTCGAAAGCCCCCAAACCGCGCGTGAGGATTTGATGCGCAATTACGCCCGCTGGCTGGAAGCGTGCGGCGTAAAAGTACCGCGGCGTGACGGCCTGCCTGTTTATCCCATTGAAATCAGCCCGCTTTTTGCGCTGGATGAACAGGAATTAAAGCAGAATTTGAAAAAAATCCCGGAGATTGACGGGCCTATTTATTTGGATTGAATTAATCTGACCTTTACATTTAAGACATCAGATAAATCAAAGGGAAATAGGCAATGGATGAAGAATTTCGTCAAAAAGTGCGCAATTTGTACCGCGTCAATCGTATATTGTGGTTTTCAATATTTGGCGGTGTGGCGATGCTCCTGCTTGTGGGGTATCTGTTTTACTATATGGGCTCCATCCCGCCCAGACAAACCAGCGGCGCAGACAGCCTGGGAACGATTGTTTTAATCATTGCACTGATTTTGCTGTACGTTGTATTCCACATGAAGCGCACCTACCTGGATCCCAAAAAGTTAGTGTGGAGAGCAAAGCAAAAAAACTTGCAAATTACCAATGTTGATCTGGCCGATTTTATGGCCCAATTCGGCGAGCGGGCGGACGTTATGGCCAAAACGCTTATTCTGCTGCGTCGATACTACATGGTCATCTGGTCCATTGCTAATTTGATTACCCTGCTGGGGTTTATTGAATTTATCATCACCGGCGAGGTTCGCGTTTTGTTTGTTTACGGGCTGGTCAGTGTGTATTCCCTGCTCATCAACTATCCATCCTTTAAAATAATTGAACGCTGCTACGAGATAATTAATGGTTGAGCGGAAAAATCTGTCTCCACGGCCGCTCCCTTCGACTCCGCTCCCTTCGACTCCGCTCCCTTCGACTCCGCTCAGGGAGCGACTCAGACTGTGCTCAGGGCAAGGCTTCGACTTTGTTCAGAGAGCGGTAATTCCGTCCTTTGAGTAGTCCCGCTTTCGTTCACTGCCGTGATTCGTTGGCACAGCTAACGGGCAGGATTTATCACGCTTCGTGTCCTTCGTCGGTGGAACGTATGGAAACGAGCTTTGCAGTTGAAAATGATTTTTCTTCCGCCAAAAGTATTGCCTGCCATGAAAAAAAGCTTCATAAATAAATTTCTTTGCTTTTTTTGAATTTTGTTGGCAACTTTTATAGCTTAATAAAGCGGAAGATATTTATGGAAAAAAGATGGAAAGTAATTGAACTGCTGCAAACCGTAAGCGACTTTCTAAAAGAAAAAGGCATCGAAAATCCGCGACTAAACGCCGAGTTGTTATTGGGCAAAGTGTTGGGGCTTGATCGCGTTAATCTATATCTGGCTTTTGAGCGTCCGCTCTCTGTCGCAGAATTAAACGCCTATCGTGAACTGGTGCGTCGTCGGGCAAAACATGAACCGTTGCAATACATTCTGGAAGAGACGGAGTTTATGGGGTTGAAATTTACGGTGAAACCGGGCGTTTTAATTCCCAGGCCAGAAACCGAGCTTTTGGTGGAAGAGGTTCTTAAATTAAAAAATAAATTCGCATCGCAGCCCACAATTGTGGATATTGGAACCGGCAGCGGTTGTATTGCGCTTAGCCTGGCGCATTACTGGCAGGAAGCGCGTGTTTTTGCCACGGATCTTTCTTTTGAAGCCCTTGAAATTTTTAAGATTAACAGGGAACTAAATCAGCTCAATGGTCGTGTAACCGCTGTAAATCATGATCTTATGGACGCATGGCCAGAGAAAATCCCAGCAAAATTTGAAATTTTGGTGTCAAATCCGCCATATATCCGTTTTGAGGAAATAAAAACGCTACCCGATGAAGTTCAAAAGTATGAACCCATATTGGCGCTAACCGATCGGGCGGATGGCCTGAGTTTTTATCGCCGCTTTTTTGAATTAATCCAAAAAAATATTATTCATCCAGCGTATATGTTTTTGGAAATGAGCGGTTCACAACCGGAAAAAATTATTAATCTGGCTGAACAGGCGAAAATAGGAGCAATCGAAGTAATAGAAGACTTAAATAATATTAAAAGAATTTTAAAAATCAGAGTGGAAAAATGACCAGAAAAAAAACAAACAAGTTCAAAAACAAGATAGTAGAACTACTCAAAAAATCACCGGGCGCGGTGCTGAGCCGCAAGGATATCAGCCATGCCCTGAACGTACGCAAAGAAGAGTACAATCTTTTTCAAAGCGCGTTACAAAGCCTGATTAAAGAGGGCAAAATTGTTCATGTAAAAAAACATCAGTACACCTTAAAACAGGTTATGCAGCGTTATGTAGGCGAATTGCGCACCACGCGCGCCGGTTTTGGCTTTGTATATGTGGAAGAAGAAGATTTCGAAGTCTTTGTTGCGCAGCCCAACCTGAACCGGGCTTTTGATCGAGACATCGTGGAGGTACAGTTGTACGCCGCCAGCCGCGGCAAACGCTTTGAAGGATTTGTCCGGCGCGTGGTAAAAAGATTTCGAGAATTTATTGTAGGAACCTACCACCGCAATCCTTACTACAGTTATGTGGTGCCCGATGATCCCAAAGTTTACAGAGATATCATCGTTGCACCGGATCGCTCGTTGGATGCCAAAGACGGGCAAAAAGTAATCGTTAAATTTGAGCGTTGGGAACGAGATGAACACAATCCTGAGGGGACAATTATAGAAATATTGGGCGATAAGGATACGCCTGGCGTTGATATTGTTTCCATTGCCTACTCTTTCAATTTGCCTATTCGCTTTCCGGAAGCCGTGGAAAAAGACGCGCGTGAGGCGCCGGAAAAAATTACGGCCGCCGATTTAAAAGGCCGACTGGATTTACGAAACGAAGTGTGCTTTACCATAGATCCGCATGACGCCAAAGATTTTGACGATGCGGTCTCTTTG
This sequence is a window from Caldithrix abyssi DSM 13497. Protein-coding genes within it:
- a CDS encoding UTP--glucose-1-phosphate uridylyltransferase is translated as MEQTTMLKTPDQSWQKIIDRCFEHGQGHVFRFWDELNDGQRKSLIEQLSRINWLQMEELIQRALNPAKKIEHTLEPAPVISIKERATYDARAIPIGEEALRAGKVGVCLVAGGQGSRLGFEGPKGCFPITPVKNKTLFQLHAEKIKAMSLKYGVDLPWYIMTSQTNHQPTIDFFEKHDYFNLGKDNVFFFNQEMIPAVDHRGKFLLVEKHKIFESPNGHGGVLKALYDSGAIEDMKARDIQYLFYFQVDNVLVKMCDPAFIGHHILQKAQMSNKVVRKVRPEERVGVICKIDGKIGVVEYSDLDEEHMYARDKNGDLLFWAGSIAIHVIDVPFIEEENKNGFKLPFHIAHKSIPYLNEQGELVIPEAKNGYKFETFIFDALLDASRVCTIEVDRSREFSAVKNKEGFESPQTAREDLMRNYARWLEACGVKVPRRDGLPVYPIEISPLFALDEQELKQNLKKIPEIDGPIYLD
- the prmC gene encoding peptide chain release factor N(5)-glutamine methyltransferase, producing MEKRWKVIELLQTVSDFLKEKGIENPRLNAELLLGKVLGLDRVNLYLAFERPLSVAELNAYRELVRRRAKHEPLQYILEETEFMGLKFTVKPGVLIPRPETELLVEEVLKLKNKFASQPTIVDIGTGSGCIALSLAHYWQEARVFATDLSFEALEIFKINRELNQLNGRVTAVNHDLMDAWPEKIPAKFEILVSNPPYIRFEEIKTLPDEVQKYEPILALTDRADGLSFYRRFFELIQKNIIHPAYMFLEMSGSQPEKIINLAEQAKIGAIEVIEDLNNIKRILKIRVEK